The Aurantiacibacter gangjinensis genome includes a region encoding these proteins:
- the ffh gene encoding signal recognition particle protein, producing the protein MFDTLSDRLNSVFDRLRGRGALGEQDVRDAMREVRIALLEADVALPVARDFIARVTERAVGQEVLKSVTPGQQVIKIVNDELVTMLGGDDDGAGAATPLNLGVKPPAVVMMVGLQGSGKTTSTAKIAKLLREKEGKKAMMASLDVNRPAAQEQLAVLGEQAEVATLPIVPGQQPVDIAKRALQAAQLQNVDVLLLDTAGRLHVDEALMAEMKAVASVSMPAEVLLVVDSLTGQDAVNVAQSFTDEVPLTGVVLTRMDGDARGGAALSMRAVTGKPIKFAGTGEKLDAIERFHPARVADRILGMGDVVSLVEKAAETIKAEEAEELANRMMKGKFDLNDLRKQLQQMQNMGGLGMLAGMMPGMKKAKAAMAGADMDDRVLVHMDAIIGSMTKKERAHPQLLNAKRKKRVAAGSGRSVQEVNKILKMHQEMGRAMKQIRKMGGLKGLAAMFGGGGIGGATPGGAPGVPGGAPGGMPGLPGGQLPPEMQEFLKKK; encoded by the coding sequence ATGTTCGATACGCTGTCCGATCGCCTGAATTCCGTCTTCGACCGCCTGCGCGGTCGCGGGGCGCTGGGCGAGCAGGATGTGCGCGATGCCATGCGCGAGGTGCGCATTGCGCTGCTCGAAGCCGATGTCGCCCTGCCGGTCGCCCGCGATTTCATCGCCCGGGTTACGGAGCGCGCCGTCGGGCAGGAAGTGCTCAAGTCGGTCACGCCCGGCCAGCAGGTCATCAAGATCGTCAATGACGAGCTGGTCACCATGCTGGGCGGTGACGATGATGGCGCGGGCGCGGCGACGCCGCTCAATCTCGGCGTCAAGCCGCCGGCCGTCGTGATGATGGTCGGCCTGCAAGGCTCGGGCAAGACCACGAGCACTGCGAAGATCGCCAAGCTGCTGCGCGAGAAAGAGGGCAAGAAGGCCATGATGGCCTCGCTCGACGTCAATCGTCCGGCCGCACAGGAGCAGCTTGCGGTGCTGGGCGAGCAGGCCGAAGTCGCCACACTGCCAATCGTGCCGGGCCAGCAGCCCGTCGATATCGCCAAGCGCGCGCTGCAGGCCGCGCAGTTGCAGAATGTCGACGTGCTGCTGCTGGATACCGCTGGCCGCCTGCATGTCGATGAAGCGCTGATGGCCGAGATGAAGGCTGTCGCCTCGGTTTCTATGCCTGCCGAAGTACTACTGGTTGTCGACAGCCTGACCGGCCAGGACGCGGTCAATGTGGCGCAGAGCTTCACCGATGAAGTGCCGCTGACCGGCGTGGTGCTTACCCGTATGGATGGCGATGCGCGTGGAGGTGCTGCGCTTTCCATGCGTGCCGTAACCGGCAAGCCGATCAAGTTTGCCGGCACGGGCGAGAAGCTCGACGCGATCGAGCGCTTCCACCCCGCGCGCGTGGCCGACCGCATCCTCGGCATGGGCGATGTGGTGTCGCTGGTTGAGAAGGCTGCCGAGACGATCAAGGCCGAAGAGGCCGAAGAGCTCGCCAATCGCATGATGAAGGGCAAGTTCGACCTGAACGACCTTCGCAAGCAGTTGCAGCAGATGCAGAATATGGGCGGGCTGGGCATGCTGGCGGGCATGATGCCGGGCATGAAAAAGGCCAAGGCCGCGATGGCGGGCGCCGACATGGATGACCGCGTGCTTGTCCACATGGATGCCATCATCGGCTCGATGACCAAGAAGGAACGCGCCCATCCGCAGCTGCTCAACGCCAAGCGCAAGAAGCGCGTCGCGGCGGGCAGCGGGCGCAGCGTGCAGGAGGTCAACAAGATCCTCAAGATGCACCAGGAAATGGGCCGCGCAATGAAGCAGATCCGCAAGATGGGCGGGCTGAAAGGCCTCGCCGCCATGTTCGGCGGCGGCGGTATCGGTGGCGCGACACCGGGCGGGGCTCC